From the genome of Naumannella halotolerans, one region includes:
- a CDS encoding DUF4365 domain-containing protein, protein MGAPVFMQVKGSPTEYLKPANKRKGEPGWWFDESGTYHFDHWLSFGLPYLLVLVDTTNQIAYWAEVTGDAIVSTGKGRKIFVPFTRPSTPASGRG, encoded by the coding sequence TTGGGCGCGCCCGTCTTCATGCAGGTCAAGGGCAGCCCCACCGAGTACCTGAAGCCGGCCAACAAGCGCAAGGGCGAGCCAGGCTGGTGGTTCGACGAGTCCGGCACCTACCACTTCGACCACTGGCTCTCCTTCGGCCTGCCGTACCTGCTCGTTCTGGTCGACACCACGAACCAGATCGCGTACTGGGCCGAGGTGACCGGCGACGCGATCGTCTCCACCGGCAAGGGACGCAAGATCTTCGTCCCGTTCACCCGGCCGTCGACTCCGGCATCGGGCCGCGGTTGA
- a CDS encoding DEAD/DEAH box helicase family protein, with the protein MREQRYDRSLVQMATGAGKTFAAVTLSYRLLKFGGFDRILFLVDRNNLAKQTMAEFENYRTPDDGRRFTELYNVNRLNRGPMPESTAG; encoded by the coding sequence TTGCGCGAGCAGCGCTACGACCGGAGCCTGGTGCAGATGGCGACGGGCGCTGGCAAGACATTCGCGGCCGTGACGCTGTCATATCGGCTGCTGAAGTTCGGTGGATTCGACCGGATCCTGTTCCTCGTCGACCGCAACAACCTGGCCAAGCAGACGATGGCCGAGTTCGAGAACTACCGCACCCCCGACGACGGCCGCCGCTTCACCGAGCTCTACAACGTCAACCGCCTCAACCGCGGCCCGATGCCGGAGTCGACGGCCGGGTGA
- a CDS encoding DUF3024 domain-containing protein, which produces MALPETDLHRIRLWARERVPEHLWDQVKVEADVSDRHVDIVEVRPPWDGVGEHTRFPIARLRYTKSTGQWAIYWRDRNLKFHEYKRKRPTKSVQALLDHIDSSGDPIFWG; this is translated from the coding sequence ATGGCGCTTCCCGAGACTGATCTGCACCGCATCCGCCTCTGGGCGCGGGAGCGCGTGCCCGAGCACCTGTGGGACCAGGTCAAGGTCGAGGCCGACGTCTCCGACCGACACGTCGACATCGTCGAGGTGCGGCCGCCGTGGGACGGTGTCGGTGAGCACACCCGATTCCCGATCGCGCGGCTTAGGTACACGAAGTCGACAGGCCAGTGGGCGATCTACTGGCGCGACCGAAACCTGAAGTTCCACGAGTACAAGCGCAAGCGCCCGACCAAGAGCGTCCAGGCGCTCCTGGACCACATCGACAGCAGCGGTGACCCGATCTTCTGGGGCTAG
- a CDS encoding branched-chain amino acid ABC transporter permease, which produces MDIVDLLVGALREATGPTAIAYALAAIGLNIHFGLTGLINMGQAGFMLLGAYGFAISTIYGAPLLLAFLVAILAAVVFAFILGLPTLKLRGDYLAIVTIAAAEIIRFVGRSVSMSWLTGGSHGLTGNSYKNTFQDASPFADGLVAIGPIALPMNQSNSWWLRIVGWSLVILACVLVFLWLRSPWGRVLKGIREDEMAVRALGKNVYLYKMQALILGGVFGALGGVIFVLASSVQPDSIGRPVTFNTWTILLLGGAATVFGPVLGSLLFWFAFTVVRGILRGVIPPEVMDATQVEPLGLVLVGITLALLIIFRPQGILGDKKELAING; this is translated from the coding sequence ATGGACATCGTAGATCTCTTGGTCGGCGCCCTGCGGGAGGCCACCGGTCCGACGGCGATCGCCTACGCGTTGGCCGCGATAGGACTCAACATCCACTTCGGTCTGACCGGTCTGATCAACATGGGCCAGGCAGGCTTCATGCTGCTCGGCGCCTACGGCTTCGCCATCTCCACCATCTACGGCGCGCCGCTGCTGCTGGCGTTCCTGGTGGCGATCCTGGCCGCCGTGGTGTTCGCCTTCATCCTCGGTCTACCGACACTGAAACTACGAGGCGACTATCTCGCCATCGTCACCATCGCCGCGGCCGAGATCATACGGTTCGTGGGGCGTTCGGTCTCCATGAGCTGGCTGACCGGCGGGTCCCACGGACTGACCGGCAACTCCTACAAGAACACCTTCCAGGACGCCTCGCCGTTCGCCGACGGGCTGGTGGCGATCGGTCCGATCGCCCTGCCGATGAACCAGTCGAACTCCTGGTGGTTGCGGATCGTCGGCTGGTCGCTGGTGATCCTGGCCTGTGTGCTGGTCTTCCTCTGGCTCCGCAGCCCCTGGGGACGTGTGCTGAAGGGAATCCGGGAGGACGAGATGGCGGTCCGTGCCCTGGGCAAGAACGTCTACCTCTACAAGATGCAGGCGCTGATCCTGGGCGGTGTCTTCGGCGCCCTCGGTGGCGTGATCTTCGTCCTCGCCAGTTCGGTCCAACCCGACTCCATCGGCAGGCCGGTGACCTTCAACACCTGGACGATCCTGCTGCTCGGCGGTGCCGCGACGGTCTTCGGCCCGGTGCTGGGATCACTGTTGTTCTGGTTCGCGTTCACCGTCGTCCGCGGCATCCTGCGTGGGGTGATCCCGCCCGAGGTGATGGATGCCACGCAGGTCGAACCGCTCGGTCTGGTGCTGGTCGGTATCACCTTGGCGTTGTTGATCATCTTCAGACCACAAGGCATCCTCGGCGACAAGAAGGAGTTGGCGATCAATGGCTGA
- a CDS encoding MFS transporter translates to MNNQHPVNNQIAGGQGPTLTRTERLDRLRFNRAHANLLGRSGVGWALDAMDVGLISYVMVAVGQQWALSSTELSLVGAIGFAGMAVGASLGGLLADRFGRRQVFALTLLVYGLATGASALAGGLAVLIALRFLVGIGLGAELPVASTLVSEYAPKHIRGRVVVALEAFWALGWVMAALLGFFLVPSGDNGWRWALAFGLVPAIYAIVIRLGLPESVRFLESRGRHAEAEEAVRRFEAAGGARPHAEPDSAVAVDDQQPTPGRRATPALGTESIWSKRLRSRTIALWIIWFCINFSYYGAFIWLPQLLVDRGFPMVRSFEYTLIITIAQLPGYLVAAILIEKIGRRSTLAIFLTGSAISAAGFGLAETPTMIIVAGCALSFFNLGAWGALYAIGPEIYPTTARGKGTGAAAAFGRIASILAPLSVPVIIGFGGPVLLFGVFGVAFAIAAIAVLGVPEMRNVELEEGAPTTVGG, encoded by the coding sequence GTGAACAACCAGCACCCGGTGAACAACCAGATCGCGGGCGGTCAGGGACCTACCCTGACCCGTACCGAACGGCTCGACCGACTGCGGTTCAACCGGGCCCATGCCAACCTGCTCGGACGTTCCGGCGTCGGCTGGGCGCTGGATGCCATGGACGTCGGGTTGATCAGTTACGTGATGGTCGCAGTCGGTCAGCAGTGGGCCCTCAGCTCGACCGAACTGTCGTTGGTCGGCGCGATCGGCTTCGCCGGGATGGCCGTCGGGGCCAGCCTGGGTGGCCTGCTGGCCGACCGGTTCGGCCGCCGCCAAGTCTTCGCCCTCACCTTGCTGGTCTACGGCCTGGCCACCGGCGCCTCGGCACTGGCCGGTGGACTGGCGGTGCTGATCGCGCTCCGCTTCCTGGTCGGCATCGGGCTCGGGGCAGAACTTCCGGTCGCCTCCACCCTGGTCAGTGAGTACGCCCCGAAACACATCCGGGGGCGGGTGGTGGTGGCCCTGGAGGCATTCTGGGCGCTCGGCTGGGTGATGGCCGCCCTGCTCGGCTTCTTCCTCGTACCCTCGGGGGACAACGGTTGGCGATGGGCACTGGCCTTCGGCCTGGTGCCGGCGATCTATGCCATCGTGATCCGGCTCGGGCTGCCCGAGTCGGTCCGATTCCTGGAGTCCAGGGGCAGACATGCCGAGGCCGAGGAAGCCGTACGCAGGTTCGAGGCTGCCGGCGGTGCCCGACCGCATGCCGAACCGGACAGTGCGGTCGCCGTCGATGATCAACAGCCGACCCCGGGCCGACGGGCGACCCCGGCGCTCGGCACCGAGTCGATCTGGTCGAAGCGCTTGCGTTCCCGGACGATCGCCTTGTGGATCATCTGGTTCTGCATCAACTTCTCCTACTACGGCGCCTTCATCTGGCTGCCACAACTGCTCGTCGACCGGGGATTCCCGATGGTCCGCTCCTTCGAGTACACCTTGATCATCACCATCGCACAGCTGCCCGGCTACCTGGTCGCGGCGATCCTGATCGAGAAGATCGGTCGACGATCCACCCTGGCCATCTTCCTCACCGGGTCGGCCATCTCCGCCGCCGGATTCGGCCTGGCCGAGACCCCGACCATGATCATCGTCGCCGGCTGTGCCCTGTCGTTCTTCAACCTCGGCGCCTGGGGTGCGCTGTACGCCATCGGCCCGGAGATCTATCCCACCACCGCCCGCGGCAAGGGGACCGGAGCAGCAGCCGCGTTCGGCCGGATCGCCTCGATCCTCGCCCCGCTGTCGGTACCGGTGATCATCGGATTCGGTGGTCCGGTGCTGCTCTTCGGGGTGTTCGGGGTGGCCTTCGCCATCGCTGCGATCGCCGTCCTCGGCGTACCGGAGATGCGCAATGTCGAGCTGGAGGAGGGGGCACCGACGACGGTGGGCGGGTGA
- a CDS encoding nucleotidyl transferase AbiEii/AbiGii toxin family protein, producing MAEVLSMLDAPLLAEHNCWFGGGTAIVLANGEFRESVDIDFLVSDPQSYRALRQMVRDHGLAALATRELDVGRTPSVDGYGIRTSVLVAGSAIKFEIIHEGRIDLDTPASGDEICGLRILTRTDQVATKLLANDDRWADTSTFSRDLIDLAMMKPDTVALKAGARKAVDAYGKTVGESLNNAVTYLQDRPQRLDEYIRALKIDAPRAVVWQSIRDLSARCAKIEGRGRGSD from the coding sequence GTGGCTGAGGTGCTGTCGATGCTCGACGCACCGCTCCTGGCCGAGCACAACTGCTGGTTCGGAGGCGGCACCGCGATCGTCCTTGCCAACGGCGAGTTCCGCGAATCGGTCGACATCGACTTCCTCGTCTCCGACCCGCAGTCCTACCGCGCGCTGCGCCAGATGGTCAGGGACCACGGGCTCGCCGCTCTGGCTACACGCGAACTGGACGTGGGTCGAACACCCTCTGTTGACGGTTACGGGATTAGGACGTCGGTGCTCGTTGCGGGGAGTGCGATCAAGTTCGAGATCATCCATGAAGGCCGCATCGACCTCGACACCCCCGCCTCGGGCGATGAGATCTGTGGGTTACGGATCCTGACGCGAACAGACCAGGTCGCAACCAAGCTGCTCGCCAATGACGACCGCTGGGCAGACACATCGACGTTCAGCCGCGACCTCATCGACTTGGCCATGATGAAACCCGACACGGTCGCCCTGAAGGCCGGCGCGCGCAAGGCAGTCGATGCATACGGCAAGACGGTCGGCGAGAGCCTCAACAACGCAGTCACCTACCTCCAAGATCGCCCACAACGTCTCGACGAATACATCCGAGCACTCAAGATCGACGCCCCCCGAGCAGTTGTCTGGCAGAGCATCCGCGATCTCTCCGCAAGGTGCGCGAAGATCGAAGGTCGCGGTCGGGGCTCGGACTAG
- the ychF gene encoding redox-regulated ATPase YchF, translating into MALTIGIVGLPNAGKSTLFNALTRNDVLAENYPFATIEPNTGVVGVPDSRLPKLAEIFGSERIVPATVTFVDIAGIVKGASQGEGMGNAFLSHIREADAICQVTRVFSDPEVTHVDGKVNPSSDIETIKTELILADLQSIEKALPRMEKEARMNKDRAAQVEAVRQAQQVLESGKGIFEAGLDREPLRELFLLTAKPFIYVFNCDSDELADEDLKNRMRQIVAPAEAIFLDAKIEAELSEMDPEDAAEFLTDLDIAEPGLDVLARVGYDTLGLQSYLTAGPKEARGWTIPKGATAPQAAGVIHTDFEKGFIKAEVVSFDDLVEAGSMNAAKAKGKVRLEGKDYVMADGDVVEFRFNV; encoded by the coding sequence GTGGCACTCACCATCGGAATCGTCGGCCTGCCGAATGCGGGCAAGTCGACCTTGTTCAACGCATTGACCCGCAACGACGTTCTCGCCGAGAACTATCCGTTCGCGACCATCGAACCGAACACCGGAGTCGTCGGCGTACCGGATTCGCGGCTGCCCAAGCTGGCCGAGATCTTCGGTTCGGAACGGATCGTGCCGGCGACGGTCACCTTCGTCGACATCGCCGGCATCGTGAAGGGTGCCAGCCAGGGTGAGGGCATGGGCAATGCCTTCCTCTCCCACATCCGCGAAGCCGACGCGATCTGTCAGGTCACCCGGGTGTTCTCCGATCCCGAGGTGACCCATGTCGACGGGAAGGTCAATCCGTCCTCCGACATCGAGACGATCAAGACCGAGCTGATCCTGGCCGATCTGCAGTCGATCGAGAAGGCGCTGCCGCGGATGGAGAAGGAGGCCCGGATGAACAAGGACCGGGCCGCCCAGGTCGAGGCGGTACGCCAGGCGCAGCAGGTGCTGGAGTCGGGCAAGGGCATCTTCGAGGCGGGGCTGGACCGCGAGCCGTTGCGGGAGCTGTTCTTGTTGACCGCCAAACCGTTCATCTACGTCTTCAACTGCGACTCCGACGAGTTGGCCGATGAGGATTTGAAGAATCGGATGCGGCAGATCGTCGCACCGGCCGAGGCGATCTTCCTGGACGCGAAGATCGAGGCCGAACTGTCGGAGATGGACCCCGAGGATGCCGCGGAGTTCCTGACCGATCTGGACATCGCAGAACCGGGCCTGGACGTGCTGGCCCGGGTCGGCTACGACACCCTCGGACTGCAGTCGTACCTGACCGCCGGCCCGAAGGAGGCCCGCGGCTGGACCATCCCGAAGGGTGCCACCGCGCCGCAGGCGGCCGGTGTGATCCACACCGACTTCGAGAAGGGCTTCATCAAGGCCGAGGTGGTCAGCTTCGACGACCTCGTGGAAGCCGGCTCGATGAACGCAGCCAAGGCCAAGGGCAAGGTACGCCTGGAGGGCAAGGACTACGTGATGGCCGATGGTGACGTGGTGGAGTTCCGGTTTAACGTGTGA
- a CDS encoding ABC transporter ATP-binding protein, whose translation MADVITRIPEVEQARASLAGVEQVPGSAKPDPMLIADGVRRTFGGVNAVDVQHLEVQRHVITALIGPNGAGKTTFFNLMTGFDKPDGGDWTFDGRNLGGVAASKVSNLGMVRTFQLTKVLSRMTVLENMRLGARKQRGESMFGALLPPLWKQQEKEITEKAMDLLVRFKLDAKASDFAGSLSGGQRKLLEMARALMSDPALVMLDEPMAGVNPALTQSLLGHIIDLRDQGTTVLFVEHDMHMVRHISDWVVVMAEGKVVAEGPPKDVMANQAVIDAYLGAHHDTDLGDDALLEEGVEDELRAQAEAEEAEQAKEDK comes from the coding sequence ATGGCTGACGTGATCACCCGAATCCCCGAGGTCGAACAGGCACGGGCCAGCCTCGCCGGGGTCGAACAGGTACCCGGGTCGGCCAAACCCGATCCGATGCTGATCGCCGACGGGGTACGCCGGACCTTCGGCGGTGTGAACGCCGTCGACGTGCAGCACCTGGAGGTGCAGCGGCACGTGATCACTGCGCTGATCGGGCCGAACGGCGCAGGCAAGACGACCTTCTTCAACCTGATGACCGGCTTCGACAAGCCCGACGGCGGGGACTGGACCTTCGACGGGCGCAACCTCGGTGGCGTCGCCGCCTCCAAGGTGAGCAATCTGGGTATGGTCCGTACCTTCCAGCTGACGAAGGTGCTGTCACGGATGACGGTGTTGGAGAACATGCGGCTCGGCGCGAGGAAGCAGCGCGGGGAGAGTATGTTCGGCGCCCTGCTGCCGCCGCTGTGGAAGCAGCAGGAGAAGGAGATCACCGAGAAGGCGATGGACCTGCTGGTCAGGTTCAAGCTCGACGCCAAGGCCAGCGACTTCGCCGGCTCGCTCTCCGGAGGTCAGCGCAAGCTGCTGGAGATGGCGCGCGCACTGATGAGTGACCCGGCGCTGGTGATGTTGGACGAGCCGATGGCCGGTGTGAACCCGGCGCTCACCCAGTCCTTGCTCGGGCACATCATCGACCTCCGGGACCAGGGGACCACGGTGCTGTTCGTCGAACACGACATGCACATGGTCCGCCACATCTCCGACTGGGTGGTGGTGATGGCCGAGGGCAAGGTGGTGGCCGAGGGGCCGCCGAAGGACGTGATGGCCAACCAGGCCGTGATCGACGCCTACCTCGGTGCCCACCACGACACCGACCTGGGCGACGACGCGCTGCTCGAGGAAGGCGTCGAGGACGAACTGCGCGCCCAGGCCGAGGCCGAGGAGGCCGAACAGGCCAAGGAGGACAAGTGA
- a CDS encoding ABC transporter permease subunit — MTSWVITAGSAAAADDCVPDSSTGCIAGTIRTAAGDPAEGVELTATGPAGELSASTDDTGAWAMAVEEAGTYEVSLDEATLPEGETLRQPENNPRTVEVELGSQTAALFPLGEPEAGGGTEPSAGAEPTEPAAGEPEGEETAAGTDEAGEASESAGAAGNNRVVQLIVSGLTFGLLLAMAAVGANLIYGTTGLSNFAHGDLVTLGGLVAFTCVRTFGLPLWLGLVVAVLVGGVAGFLLDAGIFGRLRRIGVGTTQQLIVTIGISLAAMNLFLTIYGGNPLPIVGTISERINFGLFSMSMQTIWLLIVAVIVLGLVTVVLQKTRLGRATRAVSDNSALAAASGINVNRIIRGVWVSAAMLAALGGALLALYLGSTRFNFGQVMLLLMFAAITLGGLGSPLGGILGAIVIGLVVELSTLILPNDVRYATALVILIVVLLFRPQGILGRAQRIG; from the coding sequence ATGACCAGTTGGGTGATCACCGCCGGCAGTGCCGCGGCGGCTGACGATTGTGTTCCCGATTCCTCCACCGGATGTATCGCCGGAACGATTCGGACCGCCGCCGGCGATCCGGCCGAGGGTGTCGAGCTGACCGCCACCGGCCCGGCCGGTGAGCTGTCGGCCAGCACCGACGACACCGGCGCCTGGGCGATGGCGGTCGAGGAGGCCGGTACCTACGAGGTGAGCCTCGACGAGGCCACCCTGCCCGAGGGGGAGACCCTGCGGCAGCCGGAGAACAACCCGCGCACGGTCGAGGTCGAACTCGGCAGCCAGACCGCCGCCCTCTTCCCGCTGGGTGAACCGGAGGCCGGTGGCGGCACCGAGCCGAGTGCCGGGGCCGAACCGACCGAACCTGCCGCCGGGGAGCCGGAGGGCGAGGAGACCGCAGCCGGGACCGACGAGGCGGGCGAGGCGTCCGAGAGCGCCGGGGCCGCGGGCAACAACCGCGTGGTGCAGCTGATCGTCTCCGGGCTCACCTTCGGGCTGCTGCTGGCCATGGCCGCGGTCGGGGCCAACCTGATCTACGGCACCACCGGCCTGTCCAACTTCGCCCACGGTGACCTGGTCACCCTCGGCGGGCTGGTGGCCTTCACCTGTGTCCGTACCTTCGGCCTGCCGCTCTGGTTGGGATTGGTGGTGGCCGTGCTGGTGGGTGGCGTGGCCGGATTCCTGCTCGATGCCGGGATCTTCGGCCGGTTGCGGCGCATCGGCGTCGGAACCACCCAGCAGCTGATCGTCACCATCGGTATCTCCCTGGCCGCGATGAACCTCTTCCTCACCATCTACGGTGGCAACCCGTTGCCGATCGTCGGCACCATCTCCGAGCGGATCAACTTCGGCCTGTTCTCGATGTCGATGCAGACCATCTGGTTGCTGATCGTTGCGGTGATCGTGCTCGGTCTGGTCACCGTGGTACTGCAGAAGACCCGGCTCGGACGAGCGACCCGAGCGGTCTCCGACAACAGCGCCCTGGCCGCGGCCTCAGGAATCAACGTGAACCGGATCATCCGCGGTGTCTGGGTGTCGGCGGCCATGCTGGCCGCACTCGGTGGAGCCCTGCTGGCGCTCTACCTGGGCTCGACCCGCTTCAACTTCGGTCAGGTCATGCTGCTGCTGATGTTCGCCGCAATCACCCTCGGTGGCCTCGGGTCCCCGCTGGGCGGCATCCTCGGTGCGATCGTCATCGGGCTGGTGGTCGAACTGTCGACCCTGATCCTGCCGAACGACGTCCGGTACGCCACCGCACTGGTGATCTTGATCGTCGTGCTGCTCTTCCGGCCGCAAGGCATACTCGGCCGCGCTCAACGGATTGGATGA
- a CDS encoding helix-turn-helix domain-containing protein — MPAPSPYTSPEQQADLERLGARLRERRKALGVTVVACAEAAGVSRVTLYRIEAGNPSVTIGAYVNVAAALGLHLVIPILDAPAAEPATITVGDYPGLRTLAWQTDAGTTITETEALNLYERGWRHLNQEALTDHEKAFIQHLADTYSNGRLLV, encoded by the coding sequence ATGCCAGCCCCTAGCCCGTACACGAGCCCCGAGCAACAGGCGGACCTCGAACGCCTGGGCGCCCGGCTGCGCGAACGCCGAAAGGCCCTCGGTGTCACGGTAGTCGCCTGTGCCGAAGCTGCTGGCGTTTCGCGTGTCACCCTGTACAGGATCGAGGCGGGCAACCCCTCGGTCACGATCGGCGCCTACGTCAACGTGGCCGCCGCACTCGGACTTCACCTCGTCATCCCGATCCTCGACGCGCCAGCAGCAGAACCGGCGACGATCACCGTCGGGGACTATCCCGGCCTGCGCACGCTGGCATGGCAGACCGACGCCGGCACCACCATCACCGAGACGGAGGCACTCAACCTCTACGAACGCGGCTGGCGACACCTCAACCAGGAAGCCCTCACCGATCACGAGAAGGCATTCATCCAGCACCTCGCGGACACCTACAGCAACGGGAGGCTCCTTGTTTAG
- a CDS encoding ABC transporter ATP-binding protein — MSTETAQDLHRGAPSGTPLLHADDLYAGYLPGINILQGCSLVLHPGELVGIIGPNGAGKSTLLKALFGLVNIREGSLTLKGEDITNKRADVLVRKGVGFVPQTNNVFPSLTIEENLQMGVFQTPKQFAKRVDAVFDMFPELGKRRRQRAGALSGGERQMVAMGRALMAEPSVLLLDEPSAGLSPVRQDEAFLRTRRINKAGVSVVIVEQNARRCLQICDRAYVLDQGRNAYSGPGRELMNDPKVIELYLGTLAADVEAEEAQATEVVGAVEAEETGTLGDLDAQRAVVDSSDEPVIIDDADPIEPEHAVDGGETQPRDKE, encoded by the coding sequence GTGAGTACCGAGACTGCCCAGGATCTGCACCGCGGTGCGCCCAGCGGTACGCCGCTGCTGCACGCCGACGACCTGTACGCCGGCTACCTGCCCGGGATCAACATCCTGCAAGGATGTTCGCTGGTGCTGCACCCCGGTGAACTGGTCGGCATCATCGGACCGAACGGCGCCGGCAAGTCCACCTTGTTGAAGGCCCTGTTCGGGCTGGTGAACATCCGCGAGGGATCGCTCACGCTGAAAGGTGAGGACATCACCAACAAGCGGGCCGATGTGCTGGTCCGCAAAGGCGTCGGTTTCGTCCCCCAGACCAACAACGTGTTCCCGAGCCTGACCATCGAGGAGAACCTGCAGATGGGGGTCTTCCAGACCCCGAAGCAGTTCGCCAAACGGGTCGACGCGGTCTTCGACATGTTCCCCGAGCTGGGCAAGCGTCGTCGCCAGCGAGCCGGTGCGCTGTCCGGTGGTGAGCGGCAGATGGTCGCGATGGGCCGGGCGTTGATGGCCGAGCCGAGTGTGCTGCTGCTCGACGAGCCGTCGGCAGGTCTGTCACCGGTACGCCAGGACGAGGCGTTCCTGCGTACCCGGCGGATCAACAAGGCCGGCGTCTCGGTCGTGATCGTGGAACAGAACGCCCGCCGCTGTCTGCAGATCTGTGATCGCGCCTACGTCCTGGACCAGGGACGCAATGCCTACTCCGGTCCCGGCCGGGAACTGATGAACGATCCGAAGGTGATCGAGCTCTACCTGGGAACCCTGGCCGCCGATGTCGAGGCCGAGGAGGCCCAGGCCACCGAGGTGGTCGGTGCGGTGGAGGCCGAGGAGACCGGGACGCTCGGCGATCTCGACGCCCAGCGAGCCGTCGTCGACTCCTCCGACGAACCGGTGATCATCGACGACGCCGACCCGATCGAACCCGAGCACGCGGTGGATGGCGGCGAGACGCAGCCCCGCGACAAGGAGTGA